The genomic interval TCATTCTGACTCCTAATCTCTGTGGTTTTAGAGTCTTCGTCAAGATCATCTGCTATCTCTGTTAATATCTTCTTTATACGTTGATCTGTCGCTTCTGAtcgtataataaatattaaacaccACTTACAAAGTAATTCACAAGATTAAAAGTGTACTGtggttttaattataaataatatttttatagttaaaaattgTAAGagtatttgtttataaatgatattttgatatatagTTAATACAAGCTAGCTTCAATTGCTTATTTTCTTCCgttaatttttttcctctttacttttgtatttttttctctctgtctATGAAAAAAGATATCTATCCTAGGAACTACTTTTACTTTATCACATTATGAATGTCTTAAATAATCAGTTtccagaaaataaataaattagaatgcaaaagaaaaaagaaaaaatatgcgtctgaagaaaatataaataaataaatacaaaataactttaaataaaaattaatgattttaaaataatattaattacataaataaaatatgttggGAAAATTTGGGCGGTCAAAATTGGGTACTCACTCAGTTCAATTTGAATGACTATGAGTTGACCACATGGTTAAAAAAGTTAGTCTGACGCGACCCATTGGTGAGTTTAATGAACCGATTGACTTTGCTTAAAACACAATGAtagattttcaatttattttcttcgaTGAACTGTTTTCTAATTTGAAAACTGAAttcaaattctaaattaatctAATATAACCATAGTAGAAAAAAACTCATCGTATAAATATGCCTAAGTGATCATGGCATAtgtaaaaacaataattatatacaataataatagtGTTCTAAGTAGTATCTTTAAAAGTGGATccaatgtatttattttaaaactcaaaatttcagttcgaaaattataatacaaaacCGAAAACATGTGTTAGGTTATTGTTTTACTACGATGTggtatttttaaaactttttatcaCAGGTTGGTGAGTACCCAACACATTTTGAGTAAAGAAAATAACTAGAAAAAAGAGAGCCACAACCTGTAGAATTAGTATTTTGAGAATTGGTAACGACTGAATTTGATGTTCCCTGAAAATCTCCATCATTAACATCTTTAGTTATAGGAGGCTCTGTGTTAAGATTTGAAGAAGGTATGgccatttcttcttcttccttttcctgCATAGATTTAGTGAAACCTTGATCTTTTAGGTTATTAGTgtttataaattcaatttagtGATAATTCATTAATAGTATATAATGTTAGAGGAATATGaagagtaaataaaatattaaaatctcaAGAACTATTTGAGCATTTTAACCATTAGCATTTTTAAACCTTGAgcatttttcttcaattctaATCCCAATCTTCATTAGACATCATATGATCGATCATCACATGAAAGAgtataacaaaattaagttttcattttgtcttcttttagttattttaaccCTTGCGGTGCATGTGAACCTATGCTAATGCATGTGATTGGAGGTTGCTCTTGGTGAATCTTTGTTTCTCTCTTATCATGATGTTATGTTTAGAATTCTAATCGGGGTTTTGATAAGTTTTATAGGTGATCTTGTGTAGAATAGAGCTTTAGAGAGCAACAATATGAGAAAGGAATATTTCTCTTAAGTTAAGGAAGTTAATTTTAGCTATTTCATACTTGaaactcattttcttttgttgtgatTTTGAGCCTagaattatgattttcttttggtATGTGTTGATTGaattgttggaagttccacatcgactagagataaggtcaatttattatatataagtggatgcaaacctcaccttacaagtcagttttgtggggttaagttaggcttaaacccactttctaatatggtatcaaagccatgattagagcctatcctagcgatatttctgTTTCTTGGGCATTTCTATTTCACCCGTTGTTAGGCCGTTATCAAACCATccatttctactatcacgctcgagatgtctatacctcagcGTGAaggagtgtgttggaagtcttacatcgactagagataaggccaaatggATGGTAATCCCAAATTGTAGGATTTTTAATGTCTCTATTATGCAAACTCAATGTATAAGGTAGGAAAGTTTTACTAGGCGAGACAACTCCTGGTTGGTTGGGTGAGTTGGGTTTTCTAGCTTTGAGTCATCTTAGGAAAATTTGGATTCCTGTTAATTAACCGTTGAATCAAACTAAACTTTTGACAGGTGGTACTAGACATATGAATATTTAGTTTGACTATTGAGAtattggattagaggtttgtgATTAGAATAATGATTGTCACCATTTCAATGTACTTATCATGCTaatgaaatggaaaataaataatgCATTGTAAATGtttagattgaattaaattatatgtgGTGAGTTTGGTTGGAAGTGGGAAATATATGTATGACATTGTgtgttatattaaaattatacgaGAATGTAATGTGTGAACGAGGTGTGGATGTTGTGTGCTTTTAAGTAGTGTATTTTACTATGGTTTGATATGAAATATTGTGTGAGTATGGGATGCTCAAATTCAAGGTGGGTtacacatataattttttacgaTATGCATTGTTGTAAGGATTCGAGAATGGAAGTTATTGATAATCATTCAAACTTTTGTATAGAAAAATGGGTTAGGTGGTGAGAGTAATAAGAggttaagtaaaaaaatagttttagtgTTCTTATGACAAGaatcttgtgtgtgatatggtATAATCCATTGACAATGACCTTACAAAGAAATAAGGACCACTAAAAGTGCATAATTTCCATTGCATGTTGCCTCAATGCATGATATCCAAATTATTAAGTCTAGAAGAGTGTTTTGATGTGTGGTATAGTTTTATATCTATTTGAAATGTACTGAGGTATGCTATGATATGATTATTGAGGTACgatgtttcttttataaattagtttaaactcgtatttttgttttaataatcaCTTTAatgatgagaaaattaaaatgtagaAACAACTCTAGAAATTGAGAATCCAACTCTATGATGAGAtagaaaataatagtttttgtAATGTATATAGTTTGTGATAGAAGAGAACATAGTAGTTTACGATGTATATATGTTATGTTAGTACAATTATACTTTATAGGATAActatcaatatattatatactattaattatgaaaatattttattttatcagtcTCGTGCTACAAAAATGAGATgttacaagtattttttttttcaagttgttAAAAATACTGCTTTTGTTTCCTATTATGATTTCCCGATTATGTGCGTAGTCTAATGGTATTTACACTATTGGAATAAAGATTATGCGAGAAGTATCATTTTCTTATGTTTCGTGTTGTTGGTTTATCATATACGATTTTCTATGTTAATTGCTCATTGAACTAAAACAAGAAACTTACTGGTGAATGTGTTTTATGTTGAGGAAAATCTGTTGGTGATATTGGCATTGATGAAGCTTTTCCAACAATTTGTTGTTCTTCCTCTActctttctttgctttctttcaCTACATCCTCATGTTGTTGGTTGTCTTCATCAATCTTGGCAAGAGTAGATTGGTTTGCATTGTTCTGTGATGAAGTTAACTCACTCCCTCTGAATGATGCTGCTTCAACTTCAGTCCCAATTGCAGAGTCTTCTTCATAGCGATTCTCTTCGGGATTAAGATTACCAAGAGCTCCACTTATTATCTCCTCGACGTACCCATGTTTGAAATATTCTACACAAAAGATACTAACACCCTAttcaaaaaatactaataaatggaataaaataaaatgtgtgcGCTTaagaatcataattttaaagttaaattctaaatatatatatatatattatcttttaaataaaaaatagtttaaattctTGAATTAGTTATATTTCTACAATATTTAGATAGTTTGTTAGTTAATGAATATACTAACAGTtacatactttttaaaataattataataatgattttttattatccCAAGCTTGTGATATCTTTGGTAAAACTAATGAAAAACCAATGCGTAATGTGGCAAAAATATCGTATATAGTACCTCTCATAGAAAAATGTTTGAGATCTTGAGGGAATGAAGAGAAGTACAGTTTTGGACAATTCCTCACCAAACAATGTTTTACGGTAAGAAATTCAATCTTCTGGCGAAGGCTTGGAAGTTCAACAAAGCCTGCAGTTTTCAAATTTGGAATCTCAACCTTTTCATCACTGTTTCCTTCGAATACTTCCTCTAGCATACTTGCTTCCATGATTAACAGAGCTTCTAACATGGGTACCAGTTCCGAAGTTGAAATGGGAAAGATGCATTTCAATTTGTTGCATTCTCTTATGATAAGTGCTTTCAGCCTTGGGAAAAATGACTTTCTCTGATTCTTTGCATCCTCACCAATTATCTGTTTTAATTCATTGCATCTAAAGATGCTAAGTGCACCTAAATATGGTAAACATTTCAGCATAGAAGCACAAAATAGTACTTCAACTTTTTCACACCTATTAATATGTAACTCAGTAACGTTTTGTAGAGTAAAAAGAATCTTGGATGTATCATTCAATGACATATTTTCCAgttccactctcatgtattgtgCAATAACATCATTTGCATGGGCCTCATTTACCTGTAAGTGTTCACCATAGTTAGAAAATGCCTCATGCTCCAACCCAACTATACAATAAATCTATCTTTTCTCTTATcatgaatttgtttttaatactACTTCAAAAAAACCTCTTATCAATAAaagtatcttatgtgtatataaactcatgtccatcttaaatttttttgatgtgagactttgtttgtacccaacgtTCCACCGATAACAAAATTCAGAAGTCAACTTAATTACTAATaaacatgagaaaaaaatatattggtCTCATCCTTTTCGATCGTATATATATGCATCttcaaaaattgaattattatcttattagttttttaatgatgtttcagacaagagaaagagaaaacacatGTGACATCTTACGaatgaatattttatgtttttgataaaatacTATGTAATTATACAATATCGTGcttttaaattatctaattttcaAACAACTAACGTCActgttaaataatttcattatgaaaGAATTAAGAACTCGGTTTTATCACATGTTAACTGTTTAGATGAATAATAAAAGATTGTGTTTGACACATGTAACAAATGTATCACGAATAACTTAGCTGTGTTAATGAAATATCTAAAGTGTATAATTCCTCCAGATAATGTTTTATCAATAAACAATTcgatttttcaaatttcatccATCGGTTTATCTAGTTGCatatcaaaaattaataatatcatgTTTAGGAAATACCTAATTAAGtgtaatttatttctaaaagagtgttttcaattttaaacacaaataaaatattaacatactGTTAACCTAATTGAGATGAGATGAGATTGATATATGATTAgtcataattatataaaaatgttaaaccTTTAAGTTCGGATAAATTTATAAGCATAAAAAATAGAAGACATGTAAGATAAAAAAAGGAGTTAGAAGGTTACCATTGAGAGAGAAGAGTCTTGCAATTGATCCTTGGAATCGTAAGGAATTTTGGTAGTTCtccatttacttttatatttatgggTCCAATGTAAAACCTTATATTTTCTGGACTTTGATTCTATTTTTCCTTTGGTCTCATCTTTGGAAGTTGACTTCTTCAAAGAACAGAAGGACTCatcacatttttgaaaaatgtcCACAAAATTAGGCAAGTTATCTAGATAAACATATTTTAGAGATGTGAATATGACGTCTTTTAATTCTTGGTGTAAATCTTCCTCTTCATGCTCATGTTGGTATCGGCCAAATAAGTATTTTAACCCATCACAGTTGCGTATTGTAATACTTTCAAGTTTTGGAATTTTTTGAGTCACCGGAAGTACAAAGTGTAACAGGCGACACTCGTAGACATAAAGAGTGGTTAAATTTGGAAATATTGAAATAGTACTCTTGTTATTATTATGAGTATCAACTATTTCTTCTCCAGAATCTTTCCATTTGTTTTCATCTCTTATTATACTTTTCAATTGTTCACAAGACATTATGTGCAATGTCTCCAACGACAATAGGCTTTGTGTGGTCGACAACTCAAAAAGAGATGTCAACATTGGACAGCTCCGGATAGACAAGGTTTTAAGATTGCAGAGGGAGATCTTGCTCTTAAACAATGCACCTTGCAAATGTATGCAATCATTTAGATGGaatgtttctaaattttttagaaattcaGAGGGAAGGGGTCCATTGcatatttctttcaaatttttcattccTTCAAGTTCAAGCGTAACCAACCTGGATAAGGCACTTTGCACAAGAGAATCATTATTGTCAATTAGGCATGTGAGTTCTGAATTATCTTCCAAAGCAATCTCCATTAGATTATTCGTAGATTCATCTTCAGGAAAAATAATATCAGGTATGAGATTTTTCCATACTCCTATAGGTCCCCTTAATCTAAGAATTTCTGCTTTTTGCACTAGATTCTTCAATGTCTCCTCAGAAAAAATTTCCATAGCATTATCCACATCCAGGGAATTCCTTAAAAACCATTCAGGGTATATGTCCCGGAAATGTTCCCCTATACAAAACCTTTGATAGTTAGGAAGCTCTAGATGGCaatctttaaaaattttattatcataagtgGTTACTAAATgcaactcttccaatgaagaaTAACTTTTAATCACTTCAAATACATTGCTCCTTTCAAAACGACAATAattcaacttcaataatttAAGTTTCACCAATTTTCCAATCTCCCTAGGCAATTCATCCATTCCACATTTAACAAACTCGACAGTCTCAAGGGTCTGTAGGTTTCCAAGAATCGAGATGTCACCTAATGAGAATTGTTTGAGGTATAAAGATTTGATATTGGTCAACAATTGAATTGACTGAGGCAATGATAAAATTGCTCTCTTATATCGattatttgataaaatcaaAACTTGAAGCCCTGGTATGTTTTCAAAGAATGAATTTGGGACTTCCACAGGACCATGGTCATTCATGTTGACAATAAGAATATCAAGTTTAGATCCATCAAACTTGGAGGAAAACAAATCACTGATTTTTCCttcacataataaatatttaatatcctTCCCCTTTTCAACCATTGTCATTTCATTCTTCTTAGATGTATTCACTGCCACAATCTCCTCGTTAACTATCCACAATGCCATTTCACGAACCAAGTCATGCATTTTTACTCTTCCAGATTTACAATTCAATAGTAAACATGAATCTATCAGTTTATATTTTGCCACAATAACTTTCTTACCACATTCGTCGTAACTGTCATCGTCATCAATTTTCTCAATGAGAGTTGCCCCTTTAGCAAGTCTGACTAAAAGTTCTTCAGatatttcttcatcttctcgAAACATAGAACATAAAAGGAACAATTTCTTGGTTGTTTGATCTTTCATATTGTCATAACTATACTTTAGACATGTATAAATTTTTCTCAAACTTTCATCATCATAGTGTACGTGCATGGACTTCTGCAAGGATTTTAAGGCTAAATCCCATTCTTCCAGAGGTAGTGTGCCCTTTAAACTACTGGCAATAATTTCAATTGCAATTGGCAATCCTTTACACTCTTTTGAAATTTTGCGACCTTTATAAAGAATACTTTTAGAGGAATTATCACTTAAACCAGCATACTTTTGGAACAATATCCATCCTTCTTCCTCTGGTAAGATATCAAGTTGAATTATCTTCTCACATCCTATTTCGTTGCATGCTCTTATATAGCGAGTGGTCACAAGAATTTTACAATTATTGTGGTTGTCCTTAAATGGAATACCTATTTCTCCAAAACTGATATTTCCCCACACATCATCTAGAATTAGAAGAATTTTGTCAGCATTGGTTAATCTACCCATCAACTTTCTAGCCCTCTCTGATTCAGTACAATTCTCGAATGACAATCCTAACGGTCCTGCAATCTCATCTTGAATCCTTTTTATATAAGGGGAATTTGATATTGTAGTATCAATAACTTGATTAAAACATTTTGACTTCTTAAGCTCCTTACCCACCTCTTTTGCTAATGTTGTTTTACCTATGCCCCCCATCCCTTGCAATCCAATCATATAGTTGTTGTCATCTTTCAAGGCATTAAAAAGTTCTTCAAATTTCAACTTTCTACTTTTGAAAGAAACGTAATTTTGTGAAGAGTGATATTCAATGTCAGGAACATCACGAGTGATTCCAACATTTTCAAAGTTGCATTCCATCAGTTTTTTAATCTTCTCTGTCTTGCTTTCCAATTCCTTCCCCCTACTATATTGCCATATACAGTTAGGACACCATCCAAAAAagcacttcactttcattttgGTGTCTTCTTCAATAAGTTCTTTAGCTTGCTTTTGCCAATGTGTGACATCTTTTCGTATGTTATCACCTCTTCTAGTTGCCACTCGAGCATACTCTTCCCATGTTTCCTTTTTTGCTTtcaaattttccttttccttttcaaagTCATCAGTAATGCATGTGAAGCAACAAATATAACGTGATTCTTCTATTGTTGCATTAATCAATTTCTCCAGAGTTGACTTTGCCAAATCAGATACAATGCTCACCATCTAAATCAAATTGAATACACATGaatcttaatttataataaaatgttaatttttttttaatgcattgAAGAAAGATAGtataatcatttttcttatcCATGAACATGGAATACTTATAGTCCCATGTCAAAGAATGTAACATATATCTCGATTTAATGGATACGTGTAGTGTAGTTAGTTAATGcatattagaattaatttttaagatgtCACACCAATTACTATGTGATAATATACcacatttaaaaacaattaataacaCAGATAAAAGGATATTGTATCCGtctaaatacaataaaatttaaaaacattggACAGAATGGTATTTATCTACTACATTAGACTAACTTTAATATGTAATTTAGAGAGTGAGATGCTCACTATCCTCATTACAAATCTTTTACAATATACAAACAATATCAATTCTCGAATAATTAAAGTCTTAAAATCTcaacaaattcataaataagTGATTCATTGATTCTTTAAGTACCCACTTGAATCAAACAAATCGAAACATTCCAAATACATAtatactgtttttatttttattatgattgaaTGATTTGGATAAAACTTATATGTTTCATGAATTACAATGAAAGATCGATTCCTATGTAATATTGCATCTAATTCGAAGATTAATAATTAAAGGTTTCGTCCAAACTATGTGTATGACAAAACcaaatattgtaattttgtcTGATGAAGATGGAGAATAGATGAACACAAAGACTTTGTCTCATCTCTTATTTCATGAAATACTACATAAGTAGACAAACATGATGATCTCTTCTAACACATTTCGAAGAGACATTAGAAGTGTGTAACAAAATTATGACAAGGACTAAATAATTCACAAACTGGCATTAAAAACATGTAAGGCATAATCATCTTAACAAAGGAAGTTATTTCGACTATTTGAACATGATATAAGATCCATAAGTAATAATTTGATAAGGATATAATATCATAGGTGAATCGTAGAATGATGGCAAACTCTTAGTCAATGGACCAACCACAACAGCTATTGCAAGAAGGATATAAGAGGATTGAGCTTCGTCTGAGTTAAGTAGACTCAATGTTCATCTGGGCTAAGGAAGATATATGAAGACTTAGTCTTGGATTCTTTTGTAAAGATTGGAATAGGATATTTTTGGTCGTGTATAATTGACCAAGTAATATAGGATTTTTCATTTGAGTCATATTTTGGGCTTGGACCTAATACTCTAGTTTAGACCTGAAGGGAGATAAGCTTAGTTTTTGGGTTTGATGTGAGATGCATGAAACTAGGGTTTCTTAAACCCAGAAGGCGCAAACTTGGAGTGCACGACTCCTCCATGAGCACACCAGTGCAAGGAAAATGTGATTTGATTAGGTGGCAAGTCACACTAGATGCATGCTCTCTTTTGCctccaaaattcaaatttccAGACTAGCTTGAATTGTTTTTGGGTTTACTTTATAACGATCATATTTAGTCTTGGCCTATAAATAAGGGTCTCTACCTCTTGTAAATAAGCttgattttatcaaaaaaatgttgtgcaAATTGAGTTCCATTTAAATGCTTGAGCTCTCCTTAAACTAGTTCTCTTTTTCATAGTACTTTAAGCTTCCTTCCTTATGAGTTGGCCTCACTTTTCCCTAGAAAGCTCACTCTAGCTAAACCAAATGCCACCAAATCTTCATCTCTTCCAAGCTTATTggtgaaggttgaaaaacagttattttcatatgtcaatttggaccaaattacaccctttactactcggaatgagcttagaatcaagcaaaactcaataaatgagtctgaagagagtcaaaagctgtttttagcaattttatgcttggtttgcattgttttgtagctaatttgagaaaagtaaagaatggagttaaagatacaggtcgttgactcaagaaaagagcgcaaaaatgaagatttgaagagtcgacgcaccgcccgatggcaatgataaaggtttttggaatgatttgaaagaatggttgaattatcaaatggttggagcgcagaaaagtcaaacaaaatgcagaaaagtcaaccagtcaaccagaaaagtcaaccagttgaccagaatgctgaaaagttgaccagagcgcAGTTGACCAGCGTTGGGCGGTTAaccgtggcgccgggcggttctgcggcttgagggaaaccgcccggcggagAAATTAGGCATcaggcggttgtcagatgggcctggacctgttttatgttattttttatgatctgtttgggcttggacttgttttatgtcatttttatgccctatttaaaggccagaacgtcttagggtttgtatcttttgatggcttaggcacaaaaacacacttttcacccctttggagtagatttggagatggtgacaactctccttttctcctttttagggtttgtatctctttcattccattcttcatctagattcattatgtggtgaactaaaccctattgttgttgggggaaacaatgtaatcttttgatgctctcttttattgaaactcttgattatttatatggtctccatatgttttgattgattattgttgggttatcatctgtgcttaaagcctttatcgtttaactcattcggtaactgatgtttgtctttattgatatggggacgtacaNNNNNNNNNNNNNNNNNNNNNNNNNNNNNNNNNNNNNNNNNNNNNNNNNNNNNNNNNNNNNNNNNNNNNNNNNNNNNNNNNNNNNNNNNNNNNNNNNNNNNNNNNNNNNNNNNNNNNNNNNNNNNNNNNNNNNNNNNNNNNNNNNNNNNNNNNNNNNNNNNNNNNNNNNNNNNNNNNNNNNNNNNNNNNNNNNNNNNNNNNNNNNNNNNNNNNNNNNNNNNNNNNNNNNNNNNNNNNNNNNNNNNNNNNNNNNNNNNNNNNNNNNNNNNNNNNNNNNNNNNNNNNNNNNNNNNNNNNNNNNNNNNNNNNNNNNNNNNNNNNNNNNNNNNNNNNNNNNNNNNNNNNNNNNNNNNNNNNNNNNNNNNNNNNNNNNNNNNNNNNNNNNNNNNNNNNNNNNNNNNNNNNNNNNNNNNNNNNNNNNNNNNNNNNNNNNNNNNNNNNNNNNNNNNNNNNNNNNNNNNNNNNNNNNNNNNNNNNNNNNNNNNNNNNNNNNNNNNNNNNNNNNNNNNNNNNNNNNNNNNNNNNNNNNNNNNNNNNNNNNNNNNNNNNNNNNNNNNNNNNNNNNNNNNNNNNNNNNNNNNNNNNNNNNNNNNNNNNNNNNNNNNNNNNNNNNNN from Vigna radiata var. radiata cultivar VC1973A chromosome 9, Vradiata_ver6, whole genome shotgun sequence carries:
- the LOC106773418 gene encoding uncharacterized protein LOC106773418 yields the protein MLEALLIMEASMLEEVFEGNSDEKVEIPNLKTAGFVELPSLRQKIEFLTVKHCLVRNCPKLYFSSFPQDLKHFSMREYFKHGYVEEIISGALGNLNPEENRYEEDSAIGTEVEAASFRGSELTSSQNNANQSTLAKIDEDNQQHEDVVKESKERVEEEQQIVGKASSMPISPTDFPQHKTHSPEKEEEEMAIPSSNLNTEPPITKDVNDGDFQGTSNSVVTNSQNTNSTEATDQRIKKILTEIADDLDEDSKTTEIRSQNETTKAKEDFSIDAKAEEHGESTQISVPFSVVNIELETTEDVGVGDIEEASPEKLDEITQDSSSGYTVRRELEQLVSKKHLGSENLALLSNFLVKHPSLCLADDTMSEKYKGFAYTCLAELLKFLQSHSVFDMLGSSHSEFVELLKDLRNCGFNKDWLDHVERLKLL
- the LOC111242488 gene encoding probable disease resistance protein At1g15890, which encodes MVSIVSDLAKSTLEKLINATIEESRYICCFTCITDDFEKEKENLKAKKETWEEYARVATRRGDNIRKDVTHWQKQAKELIEEDTKMKVKCFFGWCPNCIWQYSRGKELESKTEKIKKLMECNFENVGITRDVPDIEYHSSQNYVSFKSRKLKFEELFNALKDDNNYMIGLQGMGGIGKTTLAKEVGKELKKSKCFNQVIDTTISNSPYIKRIQDEIAGPLGLSFENCTESERARKLMGRLTNADKILLILDDVWGNISFGEIGIPFKDNHNNCKILVTTRYIRACNEIGCEKIIQLDILPEEEGWILFQKYAGLSDNSSKSILYKGRKISKECKGLPIAIEIIASSLKGTLPLEEWDLALKSLQKSMHVHYDDESLRKIYTCLKYSYDNMKDQTTKKLFLLCSMFREDEEISEELLVRLAKGATLIEKIDDDDSYDECGKKVIVAKYKLIDSCLLLNCKSGRVKMHDLVREMALWIVNEEIVAVNTSKKNEMTMVEKGKDIKYLLCEGKISDLFSSKFDGSKLDILIVNMNDHGPVEVPNSFFENIPGLQVLILSNNRYKRAILSLPQSIQLLTNIKSLYLKQFSLGDISILGNLQTLETVEFVKCGMDELPREIGKLVKLKLLKLNYCRFERSNVFEVIKSYSSLEELHLVTTYDNKIFKDCHLELPNYQRFCIGEHFRDIYPEWFLRNSLDVDNAMEIFSEETLKNLVQKAEILRLRGPIGVWKNLIPDIIFPEDESTNNLMEIALEDNSELTCLIDNNDSLVQSALSRLVTLELEGMKNLKEICNGPLPSEFLKNLETFHLNDCIHLQGALFKSKISLCNLKTLSIRSCPMLTSLFELSTTQSLLSLETLHIMSCEQLKSIIRDENKWKDSGEEIVDTHNNNKSTISIFPNLTTLYVYECRLLHFVLPVTQKIPKLESITIRNCDGLKYLFGRYQHEHEEEDLHQELKDVIFTSLKYVYLDNLPNFVDIFQKCDESFCSLKKSTSKDETKGKIESKSRKYKVLHWTHKYKSKWRTTKIPYDSKDQLQDSSLSMVNEAHANDVIAQYMRVELENMSLNDTSKILFTLQNVTELHINRCT